A segment of the Yersinia rochesterensis genome:
ATCATCGGGAACATGATACGCAATTTACCAAACGCCGATGCACGCAAGATGGCGCGCAGCTGTGCGTGCAGAATCTCTTTGCGATCCATAGCAATACGGATGGCACGCCAGCCCAAGAATGGGTTTTCTTCTTTTGGCAAGTTCATGTACGGCAGGTCTTTATCACCGCCGATGTCCATAGTACGGACGATAACTGCCTGAGAGCCCATGGCTTCCGCAACGGCTTTATAAGCCTGGAACTGCTCTTCTTCAGTCGGCAGAGAGTCGCGGTCCATGAACAGGAATTCGGTACGATACAGACCTACACCTTCAGCGCCATTACGTTCAGCACCGGCGATATCACGCACTGTGCCGATGTTGGCAACCACTTCAACCTGATGACCATCAAGGGTTATTGCAGGCAAGTCTTTCAGTTTGGCCAGATCATTTCTTTCGGTGATGTACTGAGCTTTCACCGCTTTCAGTCGCTCAATCACTTCAGTCGTTGGGTTTAAATAAATTTTGTTATTGACCGCATCGAGGATCAAATAATCATCATTCTGGATTTCTTTGGTCGCATTACTGGTCCCGACGATAGCCGGTAATTCTAGTGAACGAGCCATAATCGAGGTGTGAGAGGTGCGGCCACCTAAATCGGTGATGAACCCTAACACTTTATCCAGATTAAGCTGCGCGGTTTCTGACGGGGTCAAATCGGTTGCAACCAGAATCACTTCATCCGGAATAGCGCTCAAATCAACAATGGTCAGGCCGAGAATGTTCTTCAGAAGGCGTTTACCGATATCACGTACGTCAGCCGCACGTTCTTTCAGGTATTCGTCATCCAGTTCTTCCAGTGCTTTCGCCTGGCCTTCAATGACGGAATAAGCCGCGGCATCCGCAGACTGCTTATCATCTTTGATGAGGGCTATGATTTCCTGCTCAAGCTCTTCGTCTTCCAACAGCATGATATGCCCTTCGAAGATGGCAGCTTTCTCTTCGCCGAGACTGGCTTCAGCTTTGGTCTTGATCGCTTCCAACTGTTCAGCAGCTTTAGCCCGCCCAGTTTTGAAACGCTCGACTTCTTGCTCCACTTGGTCAGCAGAGATCTTTTTCCGGTTGATGACAATCTCATCTTCTTTCAGTAAAAGTGCTTTACCAAAAGCGATACCCGGTGATACTAAAATGCCTGAAATCATAACCCTACCTTACTCTTGACTGGTGTTAACTAAAAAAGCACGCGTGATTACTCAAGCTCTGCCATCAGTTTTACCAGATGCTCAACAGCTTTCTTCTCATCTTCGCCTTCGGCCGAGATCGTAACAACAGTCCCTTGGGTCAGGCCCAGAGTTTGCAGTTTGAACAGGCTCTTGGCACTAGCGCTTTTACCGTTAGAAATCACGGTAATTTCGCTTGCAAAGCCTTTTGCTTCTTTTACGAACTGGGCAGCAGGGCGGGTATGCAGACCGTTTGGTGCTGTAATAGTAACTTCTTGCTGGAACATTGTATTTCCCCAACTTATTGGATTTATGTTGTGGAGCTAAAGTTTAGTGTAAAAACCAAACTTTAGCCTGTATTGGTGCGCGCATAACTCATCATTCAACTCGCGCATGACTATGCCTCAACCAGTGACAAGTCACAAAGACAGTTTCTGATGCAACCCTAATTCAGGTCTAAAATCATCACTATCAGTTTTAAGAATAATGCTCTCTTTGCGTTATGTCTTCAATCAGCGTTCAGTGATGACATTTTTTGTTGTGTTGCATAATTGATAAATCGATTCAGCCAGAGAGGCGCTCAATACGTGATTAATTTCGCGTATCGAAATAATTGACCGGTTAAATACTAAACCCAGAGGGTAAAATCAATCTTTATGTAGTAAAAACTTTGAAGCGCGCCACAAAAAAAGCACCCACGAGGGTGCTTTTTTAGCATTTAGTGCGACGGCCTGACTACTGTTGCAGCTCTTGTTCAGTGAACAAATCTGCAAACAACGCCGTGCTTAAATAGCGCTCACCCGAGGACGGAAGAATAACCACAATTGTTTTGTCAGTAAAGTCATCTTCTTCAGAAAGCTTGACCGCTGCTGCAACGGCTGCACCAGAAGAAATACCGGCTAAAATGCCTTCTTCATCCATTAAACGGCGCGCCATCGAGATGGCTTCATCATTGGTGACCAGTGCAACACGATCAACCAGACTCAGGTCGAGGTTACCGGGAATAAAGCCAGCGCCGATCCCTTGAATCTTGTGCGGGCCGGGTTTTATTTCCTGGCCAGCTAATGCCTGAGTAATTACCGGAGAATCTGTTGGTTCAACCGCAACCGTGGTAATCGCCTTGCCTTTGGTATTTTTAATGTAGCGGCTGACACCGGTTAGGGTACCGCCGGTACCGACACCCGCGATAAAAACATCGACTTCGCCATCAGTATCTTCCCAGATTTCTGGGCCGGTGGTTTTTTCGTGAATATCTGGGTTCGCTGGGTTGCTGAATTGCTGCAAGATAAGATAGCGGTCTGGATCGGTTGCTTGAATTTCTTCTGCTTTGGCAATGGCCCCTTTCATCCCTTTGGCGCCTTCGGTTAGCACCAAATTAGCCCCCAGTGCTTTGAGCAGTTTACGGCGCTCAATACTCATGGTTTCGGGCATGGTCAGAGTTAATTTATAACCGCGTGCGGCGGCAACAAATGCCAGCGCGATACCGGTATTACCACTGGTCGGTTCTACCAGTTCTTTGTCTTTGGTCAGAATGCCACGATTTTCGGCGTCCCAAATCATATTGGCACCGATACGGCATTTAACACTGAAACTTGGATTGCGTGACTCAACCTTCGCCAAAATGCGCCCGTTACCGATACGGTTCAGACGAACCAGCGGCGTATGGCCGATTGTTAAAGAGTTGTCTTCATATATCTTGCTCATAGCCCGTCCTTTAACTCTATGAAAATGTAGGAATCGTTCAAAGCATACGCTAACAGTATGGCTATGGAAGTAAGGAATTGGTATATCGATATGTTATTAGGAAATAAGTTTTAATCCCAATAACTTTTAATCTTGGTAAATCACTTTTATTCTCGGCAATAGGGGCGCGACCAGCACGCCCAGGCAAAATTATTGTGATGACTGAACAAACTGATCGCGGTAGCGCTCGACCCACATTGCTGTGGCACCACAGACCGCGACTGGCATAATCACCAAGTTGAGGAAAGGAATCATAGTGAATAAACTCACTAAAGCGCCAAACTGCAGGTTATCGACCTTATTTTGACGCAGAGCACTGCGCATATGCTGAAAACTCACTTTATGGTTATCAAAAGGGTAATCACAATATTGTATCGAGAGCATCCAGGCGCTAAACAGGAACCACAGAACCGGAGCGAGGGTTTGGCCAATACCGGGAATGAAGTACAGCAGCAATAGCACCAAAGCCCGTGGCAAGTAATAGGCTAATTTCCGCCATTCACGCGCCATAATCCGTGGCAGATCTTTCAGGATACCCATAATACCGGTGTCTGGTAGCGGTTTACCGGTCAGGCTGGCTTCTAACTGTTCGGCCAGCAAACCGTTAAAGGGGGCCGCAATGAAATTGGCGAGGGTACTAAATAGATAACTGAACACCAGTAGCACTGAAATCACCATTACAGGCCACAATAAATAACTGAGCCACTGCAACCAGTCAGGGACATAACTCATTAACTGGGGAACCCAGTCACCTATCCGGTTGAATAACCACCAAAAAGCTCCTCCCATCAGCAGAATATTCACCAATAAAGGCAAAATCACGAATCGCCGGATACCCGGACGGGAAATTAACTGCCATCCTTGGGCAAAATAATGGATACCATTGACCTTTTTTACTGCTTTTTGCGTATACGCCATGCCATTCAGTTCTCTATAAGCTTGTTGACCGGTGTATCATATCGGTATGATTTCCCACTGCATAGTCACATTTTGTGCGAAAAATAAGCAAAACATCTAGTATAATCATCTTTCTTTGAAGAAAATTGAGCACGGACTTGCACTTGTGTACGTTGGGAAATAGAGTTAAAGGGTGAATGTTTGCCGCGGTGGCAATGTATAGGAACAACAGAGATAGTAATGATGCAGGATTTGCGTCTGATATTAATCGTTGTTGGCGCGATCGCCATAATAGCGTTGTTATTGCATGGTTTATGGACCAGCCGTAAAGAACGCTCATCAATTTTTCGCGATCGCCCAGTTAAACGTCCGAAACAAGAACGAATTGAAACCCCGATCGAGACTCTCGATGAAGGGGTGGGAGAAGTGCGCGTCCGCACTGCTCATCCACAAGAGAAGCCTTCGTTTAATCATCTTGATGAAGACGACGATGAATTGCCGGTAATTCAGCATACTGAAACCAAACCGGCTTCGGCTAAGGCGGAACCTCGCCAGAAACCTTTTGCTTCAGTGCAAACAGGCTCAGTGGAAATAGAAAACGATGACCCTCTTTTGGGTGGGCTATCTGCTGAGCAACCACCGCATGAATCACAGCGTGATCCTTTGTTTGGCTCGGTTGGGGAATATGACTCACAACCGCGTCACGCAGAACCACAACCTGTGGCTACACATGCCGCTCGGGTGGTTCCGCAACCTGTGGAATCACAACCAGAGCCTGTCGCTCCAGCTCCTGAAGTGAAACCACAAAAGCTGAAAGAAACCGTTTTGGTGCTGCATGTTGCAGCCCATCATGGCGGGGCTCTTGGGGGGGAAGTGCTACTACAAAGTGTACTTCAGTCTGGCTTCCAGTTTGGTGAAATGGGGATTTTCCATCGCCATCTTAGCCCGGCTGGCAGTGGCCCAGTATTATTCAGCTTGGCAAATATGGTGAAACCGGGTTCTTTTGACCCTGACACTATGTCTGACTTCTCAACGCCGGGTGTCTCAATGTTTATGATGGTGCCGTCTTATGGCGATGCACATCAAAACTTTAAGTTGATGCTGCAATCAGCCCAGCGTATTGCTGATGATGTCGGCGGTGTGGTGTTGGATGATGAGCGCCGCATGATGACCCCGCAAAAACTGGAAACGTACAAGGCCCGCATCCGCGAAGTGTTGGATGCAAACGCAACCGCCTGATAATGTTGCCTCGCAATGAATTGAATTAACCCGAACCCCCGCATGCCGGGGGTTTTTTATCTTTGATGGTGAGCCATGGAATCGATAATTCAGCAAATTAATCAACTAAGAACCTCATTGCGCCATCACGAGCATCAATATCATGTGCTGGATGCGCCAGAGATCCCTGATGCTGAATACGACCGGTTGATGCAGCAATTACGCGATTTGGAAGCACAACATCCCGAACTGATTACCAATGACTCACCGACTCAACGGGTAGGCGCCGCGCCTCTTGATGCATTCGAGCAGGTTAAACATGAAGTCCCGATGCTGTCTCTGGATAATGTCTTTGATGAAGAGAGTTATCTGGCTTTTGATAAAAGGGTGCATGACCGGCTGAAAAGCGCGGAACCGCTGACATTTTGCTGTGAATTGAAGCTTGATGGTTTAGCGGTGAGTTTGTTGTATGAAGAGGGTGAACTGGTACAGGCCGCAACCCGAGGTGATGGCACCACCGGTGAAAATATCACTGCCAATGTGCGCACTATCCGGGCTATTCCGCTGCGTTTACAAGGGGATAATATCCCGCGTCGGGTTGAAGTTCGTGGCGAAGTCTTTATGCCACAGGCCGGTTTCGAGCAACTGAATGACGAGGCGCGCCGCAAAGGGGGCAAAATTTTTGCTAACCCGCGTAATGCGGCTGCTGGCTCACTGCGCCAGCTTGACCCGCGTATTACCGCTAAACGGCCATTAACCTTCTTCTGCTATGGCGTGGGTTTATTGGAGGGCGGTGAACTTCCCCGCAGTCATATTCAGCGCCTAATGCAGTTTAAAGCTTGGGGCTTACCGGTCAGTAATCGGGTCAAACTGTGCACTGGCAGCGAGCAAGTCATTGCTTTCTATCGTCAAGTTGAACAAGACCGCGCCGGTTTAGGTTTTGATATTGATGGTGTGGTCATCAAAGTTGATTCACTCGACTTGCAAGAGCAGTTGGGTTTCGTGGCACGCGCACCGCGCTGGGCGACGGCATTTAAATTCCCGGCACAAGAACAGATAACTCAAGTCCGTGAAGTAGAATTTCAGGTGGGGCGCACCGGTGCGATTACCCCGGTAGCCCGGCTGGAACCTGTACAAGTGGCGGGCGTGATTGTCAGCAATGCCACTCTGCATAATGCCGATGAAATCGAGCGCTTGGGTTTACGCATTGGCGATACCGTAATTGTCCGCCGTGCCGGAGATGTTATTCCGCAGGTGGTGGGCGTAGTGATGGAGCAGCGCCCGCAGGATGCTAAAGAGATTACTTTCCCTGAACACTGCCCAGTGTGCGGCTCTGATATTGAGCGGGTTGAGGGCGAAGCGGTCGCTCGCTGTACTGGTGGGTTATTCTGCGCCGCGCAACGCAAAGAGGCATTGAAGCATTTTGTTTCGCGCCGGGCGCTGGATGTCGAAGGTATGGGTGACAAGATTATCGAGCAACTGGTGGAAAAACAGTATGTTGAGAATCCTGCTGATTTATTCACACTGACTGCGGGCAAGCTGACCGGGTTGGACCGGATGGGGCCGAAGTCCGCACAAAATCTGATAGCGGCGCTAGAAAAAGCGAAACAAACCACTTTTGCCCGCTTTTTGTATGCTTTGGGCATTCGTGAGGTGGGGGAGGCGACAGCGGCTAACTTAGCGGCTCACTTCCGTAATCTGGCAAATCTGCGTGCGGCAGATATTGAAGCATTAAAAAGTGTGCCGGATGTGGGGGAAATAGTGGCCAAACATGTGCGGAATTTCCTCGGTGAAGAACACAATCAGAAAGTGATCGA
Coding sequences within it:
- the ptsI gene encoding phosphoenolpyruvate-protein phosphotransferase PtsI codes for the protein MISGILVSPGIAFGKALLLKEDEIVINRKKISADQVEQEVERFKTGRAKAAEQLEAIKTKAEASLGEEKAAIFEGHIMLLEDEELEQEIIALIKDDKQSADAAAYSVIEGQAKALEELDDEYLKERAADVRDIGKRLLKNILGLTIVDLSAIPDEVILVATDLTPSETAQLNLDKVLGFITDLGGRTSHTSIMARSLELPAIVGTSNATKEIQNDDYLILDAVNNKIYLNPTTEVIERLKAVKAQYITERNDLAKLKDLPAITLDGHQVEVVANIGTVRDIAGAERNGAEGVGLYRTEFLFMDRDSLPTEEEQFQAYKAVAEAMGSQAVIVRTMDIGGDKDLPYMNLPKEENPFLGWRAIRIAMDRKEILHAQLRAILRASAFGKLRIMFPMIISVEEVRELKAELELLKSQLREENKAFDETIEVGVMVETPAAAVIARHLAKEVDFFSIGTNDLTQYTLAVDRGNELISHLYNPMSPSVLGLIKQVIDASHAEGKWTGMCGELAGDERATLLLLGMGLDEFSMSAISIPRIKKIIRNTNFEDVKVLAEQALAQPTAKELMDLVTTFIEEKTLC
- the ptsH gene encoding phosphocarrier protein Hpr, with amino-acid sequence MFQQEVTITAPNGLHTRPAAQFVKEAKGFASEITVISNGKSASAKSLFKLQTLGLTQGTVVTISAEGEDEKKAVEHLVKLMAELE
- the cysK gene encoding cysteine synthase A, encoding MSKIYEDNSLTIGHTPLVRLNRIGNGRILAKVESRNPSFSVKCRIGANMIWDAENRGILTKDKELVEPTSGNTGIALAFVAAARGYKLTLTMPETMSIERRKLLKALGANLVLTEGAKGMKGAIAKAEEIQATDPDRYLILQQFSNPANPDIHEKTTGPEIWEDTDGEVDVFIAGVGTGGTLTGVSRYIKNTKGKAITTVAVEPTDSPVITQALAGQEIKPGPHKIQGIGAGFIPGNLDLSLVDRVALVTNDEAISMARRLMDEEGILAGISSGAAVAAAVKLSEEDDFTDKTIVVILPSSGERYLSTALFADLFTEQELQQ
- the cysZ gene encoding sulfate transporter CysZ, translating into MAYTQKAVKKVNGIHYFAQGWQLISRPGIRRFVILPLLVNILLMGGAFWWLFNRIGDWVPQLMSYVPDWLQWLSYLLWPVMVISVLLVFSYLFSTLANFIAAPFNGLLAEQLEASLTGKPLPDTGIMGILKDLPRIMAREWRKLAYYLPRALVLLLLYFIPGIGQTLAPVLWFLFSAWMLSIQYCDYPFDNHKVSFQHMRSALRQNKVDNLQFGALVSLFTMIPFLNLVIMPVAVCGATAMWVERYRDQFVQSSQ
- the zipA gene encoding cell division protein ZipA, whose product is MMQDLRLILIVVGAIAIIALLLHGLWTSRKERSSIFRDRPVKRPKQERIETPIETLDEGVGEVRVRTAHPQEKPSFNHLDEDDDELPVIQHTETKPASAKAEPRQKPFASVQTGSVEIENDDPLLGGLSAEQPPHESQRDPLFGSVGEYDSQPRHAEPQPVATHAARVVPQPVESQPEPVAPAPEVKPQKLKETVLVLHVAAHHGGALGGEVLLQSVLQSGFQFGEMGIFHRHLSPAGSGPVLFSLANMVKPGSFDPDTMSDFSTPGVSMFMMVPSYGDAHQNFKLMLQSAQRIADDVGGVVLDDERRMMTPQKLETYKARIREVLDANATA
- the ligA gene encoding NAD-dependent DNA ligase LigA; translated protein: MESIIQQINQLRTSLRHHEHQYHVLDAPEIPDAEYDRLMQQLRDLEAQHPELITNDSPTQRVGAAPLDAFEQVKHEVPMLSLDNVFDEESYLAFDKRVHDRLKSAEPLTFCCELKLDGLAVSLLYEEGELVQAATRGDGTTGENITANVRTIRAIPLRLQGDNIPRRVEVRGEVFMPQAGFEQLNDEARRKGGKIFANPRNAAAGSLRQLDPRITAKRPLTFFCYGVGLLEGGELPRSHIQRLMQFKAWGLPVSNRVKLCTGSEQVIAFYRQVEQDRAGLGFDIDGVVIKVDSLDLQEQLGFVARAPRWATAFKFPAQEQITQVREVEFQVGRTGAITPVARLEPVQVAGVIVSNATLHNADEIERLGLRIGDTVIVRRAGDVIPQVVGVVMEQRPQDAKEITFPEHCPVCGSDIERVEGEAVARCTGGLFCAAQRKEALKHFVSRRALDVEGMGDKIIEQLVEKQYVENPADLFTLTAGKLTGLDRMGPKSAQNLIAALEKAKQTTFARFLYALGIREVGEATAANLAAHFRNLANLRAADIEALKSVPDVGEIVAKHVRNFLGEEHNQKVIEALEKVISWPEPQPIIAEEIDSPFAGKTVVLTGSLTILSRDEAKDRLTALGAKVSGSVSKKTDLVIAGEAAGSKLVKAQELGIKVIDEAEMILLLGE